From a single Adhaeribacter swui genomic region:
- the trxB gene encoding thioredoxin-disulfide reductase yields MEVEKVKLLIIGSGPAGYTAAIYAARAGLNPVMYQGLQPGGQLTITNDVENYPGYPQGINGPQMMEDFRAQAERFGTDIRYGIATEVDFSGQPHKVVIDDSKTIQANAVILATGASAKWLGIESEARLNGSGVSACAVCDGFFYRGQDVAIVGAGDTACEEATYLANLCSKVYMIVRKGEMRASLIMQQRVKKTPNIEIIYNSVTEEILGEHTVEGARIKNALTGETRILDVKGFFVAIGHQPNSEIFKKYINHDANGYLKTIPGTSQTNVDGVFACGDVQDYVYRQAVTAAGSGCMAALDAERYLVANELH; encoded by the coding sequence ATGGAAGTAGAAAAAGTAAAATTATTGATAATAGGTTCCGGACCAGCCGGTTACACAGCTGCTATTTACGCAGCCCGCGCTGGTTTAAATCCGGTAATGTACCAAGGCTTGCAACCAGGCGGCCAACTTACAATTACGAATGATGTAGAAAATTACCCCGGCTACCCGCAGGGTATTAATGGTCCGCAAATGATGGAAGATTTCCGGGCCCAGGCCGAAAGATTTGGCACCGATATCCGGTACGGTATTGCCACCGAAGTAGATTTTTCCGGACAGCCCCACAAAGTTGTTATTGATGACTCGAAAACCATACAAGCCAACGCGGTGATTTTGGCTACCGGGGCTTCCGCTAAATGGCTCGGCATTGAATCAGAAGCCCGCTTAAACGGGAGTGGTGTATCGGCCTGCGCCGTTTGCGATGGTTTCTTTTACCGCGGCCAAGATGTAGCCATAGTGGGTGCAGGAGATACGGCTTGCGAAGAAGCTACCTACCTAGCCAATTTGTGCTCTAAAGTTTACATGATTGTGCGCAAAGGTGAAATGCGGGCTTCGCTGATTATGCAGCAGCGCGTAAAAAAAACGCCTAATATTGAGATTATTTATAACTCCGTTACCGAAGAAATTTTGGGTGAGCATACGGTAGAAGGAGCCCGGATTAAAAATGCGCTTACCGGCGAAACCCGGATACTGGATGTAAAAGGTTTTTTTGTTGCCATTGGGCACCAGCCTAATTCCGAAATTTTTAAAAAATACATAAATCACGATGCCAACGGGTATTTAAAAACTATTCCGGGCACTTCGCAAACAAACGTAGATGGGGTATTTGCCTGCGGCGATGTGCAGGATTATGTATACCGGCAAGCGGTAACGGCCGCGGGTTCGGGTTGTATGGCAGCCTTGGATGCTGAGCGCTATTTAGTGGCCAATGAGTTGCATTAA
- a CDS encoding peptidoglycan DD-metalloendopeptidase family protein, which yields MLFKKNVYTFYLTILFLLSASSGWAQQKQPKKSNDFFKLQTPKIQYVKPDTTTLIEYEEFHDDKSEANKSIFNPAKKLSIVSEDTTSLDLGEQSIVEISEEVLIDSSWIKIAGYYSIWDTRNINPYRMDGRQIKEPVPLQLVDEARKRFSKMPLETTPITSDFGFRGYRWHYGTDLDLDTGDSVLAAFDGVIRIAAWDGGGYGNYVVVRHYNGLETLYGHMSKTLVKVGQFVKAGQLLGKGGSTGRSTGPHLHFEVRYQGNPIDPERLYDFPEYRLLQNDFVVTAALFNYYNSVKKYKARRAVYHTVRRGEVLGSIARKYGVSVSQLTRLNHISARSTIRAGRRLRVK from the coding sequence ATGTTATTTAAAAAAAACGTATATACCTTTTATCTAACCATATTATTCCTGCTCAGCGCCAGTAGCGGCTGGGCCCAGCAGAAGCAGCCTAAAAAATCAAACGACTTTTTTAAACTTCAAACTCCAAAAATACAATACGTTAAGCCCGATACCACGACCTTAATTGAGTACGAGGAGTTTCATGATGATAAATCAGAGGCTAATAAATCTATATTTAACCCAGCCAAAAAACTCTCCATTGTAAGCGAAGACACCACGAGTTTAGATTTAGGGGAACAGAGTATTGTCGAAATTTCGGAGGAAGTATTAATTGACTCGTCCTGGATTAAAATTGCTGGTTATTATTCTATCTGGGATACGCGTAACATTAACCCGTACCGCATGGATGGCCGCCAGATAAAAGAGCCGGTTCCGTTGCAGTTAGTAGATGAAGCCCGCAAACGATTTAGTAAAATGCCCTTAGAGACAACTCCCATAACTTCGGATTTTGGCTTTAGGGGATATCGTTGGCACTATGGCACCGATTTAGATTTAGATACCGGCGATTCGGTATTAGCCGCCTTTGATGGTGTTATCCGGATTGCAGCCTGGGATGGTGGCGGATACGGTAATTACGTGGTGGTAAGACATTACAACGGTCTGGAAACCTTATACGGGCACATGAGTAAAACCCTGGTTAAAGTAGGGCAGTTTGTTAAAGCCGGACAGTTATTGGGTAAAGGTGGCAGTACGGGTCGTAGTACTGGCCCGCATTTGCATTTTGAGGTGCGCTACCAGGGTAACCCCATCGATCCGGAACGTTTATACGATTTTCCGGAATACCGTTTACTGCAAAACGATTTTGTAGTTACAGCGGCGTTGTTTAACTATTATAATTCGGTTAAAAAATACAAAGCCCGGCGCGCCGTATACCATACCGTACGTAGGGGAGAAGTGCTGGGAAGTATTGCTCGCAAGTATGGTGTATCCGTTTCCCAACTTACCCGTTTAAATCATATTTCTGCCCGCAGTACCATTCGTGCTGGTCGCAGGTTACGCGTAAAATAA
- the bshB1 gene encoding bacillithiol biosynthesis deacetylase BshB1 gives MKLDILAFSSHPDDIELSCAGTLIAHVRAGKKVGIIDLTKGELGTRGTPEIREAEAKAATAIMGLDVRKNLGFADGFFKNDREHQLEVVKALRQYQPEIVIANAITDRHPDHGRGSIVVSEACFLAGLKQIKTTGPDGQMQEAWRPKAVYHYIQDRFIQPDFVMDITPFWDIKLQAIRAFKSQFFDPNNTEPNTYISQPNFLNFIEARSRDMGHMIGTTFGEGFTKERHIGVRSLFDII, from the coding sequence ATAAAACTAGATATTCTGGCATTTTCTTCGCATCCGGATGATATTGAATTATCCTGTGCTGGTACCTTAATAGCACATGTTAGAGCCGGTAAAAAGGTAGGGATTATTGATTTAACAAAAGGGGAACTTGGTACCCGGGGAACTCCGGAAATCCGGGAAGCTGAAGCAAAAGCTGCTACTGCCATCATGGGTTTAGATGTACGGAAAAATTTAGGATTTGCGGATGGATTTTTTAAAAATGACCGGGAACATCAGTTAGAAGTAGTAAAAGCATTACGGCAATATCAACCGGAAATTGTAATTGCTAATGCGATTACTGACCGCCACCCTGATCATGGCCGTGGCAGCATCGTGGTTTCTGAGGCGTGTTTTCTGGCTGGTTTAAAGCAAATCAAAACCACTGGTCCGGATGGGCAAATGCAGGAGGCCTGGCGCCCCAAGGCTGTATACCATTACATTCAGGACCGTTTTATTCAACCGGATTTTGTGATGGATATTACGCCTTTTTGGGATATAAAATTGCAGGCAATTAGAGCATTTAAGTCCCAGTTTTTTGACCCGAACAACACCGAACCCAATACGTATATCTCGCAACCCAATTTTTTAAATTTTATTGAAGCGCGCAGCCGCGATATGGGTCATATGATTGGTACCACCTTCGGGGAAGGCTTTACTAAAGAACGCCACATCGGGGTTCGTAGTTTGTTCGATATAATTTAA
- a CDS encoding acetyl-CoA carboxylase biotin carboxylase subunit: MKKIKKILVANRGEIALRVMRSAREMGLKTVAVYSEADRTALHVQYADEAVCIGGPKSSDSYLRGDKIIAVCQALQVDAVHPGYGFLSENASFAQAVQEAGLIFIGPDPAAIELMGSKLAAKAAVAHYNIPMVPGTEEAISSLAEAKEIAQKVGFPILIKASAGGGGKGMRVVDDLDSLEEQMNLAVSEATSAFGDGSVFIEKNIGSPRHIEIQILGDTHGNIVHLFERECSIQRRHQKVIEEAPSSILSPALRADMGQCAVNVGKACNYIGAGTVEFLLDENQNFYFLEMNTRLQVEHPVTEQITGLDLVKEQIKIAEGQPLSFTQQDLKINGHALELRVYAEDPQNNFLPDIGQLATYQRPQGLGVRVDDGFAQGMDIPIYYDPMIAKLVSFGANRQEAIAKMIRAIDEYQITGVENTLAFGKYVLQHPAFVSGNFDTKFIQKYFDPANLNAPADDAETQIAAVLAAWLYENEKPNAHTNQSPVLAPTSNWKKNRLR; the protein is encoded by the coding sequence ATGAAAAAAATTAAAAAAATCTTGGTAGCCAACCGCGGTGAGATTGCCTTACGGGTAATGCGCTCGGCCCGCGAAATGGGATTAAAAACCGTGGCAGTTTACAGCGAAGCCGATCGTACGGCTTTACATGTGCAATACGCCGATGAGGCAGTCTGCATTGGTGGCCCCAAATCCAGCGACTCTTATTTGCGCGGCGACAAGATTATTGCGGTTTGCCAGGCATTACAGGTCGATGCGGTGCATCCAGGATACGGTTTTTTATCAGAAAATGCCAGCTTTGCCCAGGCTGTTCAAGAGGCCGGGCTTATCTTTATCGGGCCAGATCCGGCGGCTATTGAATTAATGGGAAGCAAGTTAGCGGCCAAAGCGGCTGTGGCGCACTATAACATACCCATGGTGCCCGGCACCGAAGAAGCCATTTCCAGCCTTGCCGAAGCTAAAGAAATTGCGCAAAAAGTAGGTTTCCCCATATTAATTAAAGCCAGTGCGGGTGGTGGCGGTAAAGGCATGCGGGTAGTAGATGATCTGGACAGTTTAGAAGAACAAATGAACCTGGCCGTAAGCGAAGCTACTTCGGCCTTTGGCGATGGATCCGTTTTTATAGAAAAAAACATTGGTTCGCCCCGCCACATCGAAATTCAAATTTTAGGCGATACCCACGGCAACATCGTGCATTTATTTGAACGGGAATGTTCGATTCAGCGCCGGCACCAGAAAGTAATAGAAGAGGCGCCATCCAGTATTTTAAGCCCAGCTTTACGCGCCGATATGGGGCAATGTGCCGTTAATGTAGGAAAAGCCTGTAACTATATCGGGGCCGGAACCGTGGAATTTTTGTTGGACGAAAATCAAAACTTCTACTTCCTGGAAATGAACACGCGTTTGCAAGTAGAACATCCGGTAACCGAACAAATTACCGGTTTAGATTTAGTAAAAGAACAAATTAAAATTGCCGAAGGCCAGCCTTTATCTTTTACCCAGCAAGATTTAAAAATTAACGGCCATGCCCTGGAGTTGCGCGTGTACGCCGAAGATCCACAAAACAACTTTTTACCCGACATAGGGCAATTAGCTACATACCAGCGGCCTCAAGGTTTAGGCGTACGCGTAGATGATGGTTTTGCGCAAGGAATGGACATTCCGATATATTATGACCCCATGATCGCCAAGTTGGTTTCTTTTGGGGCTAACCGGCAAGAAGCCATTGCTAAAATGATCCGGGCGATTGACGAGTACCAGATTACCGGTGTGGAGAACACCTTGGCTTTTGGCAAGTACGTGTTGCAGCATCCCGCTTTTGTATCCGGAAATTTTGATACTAAGTTTATTCAAAAATACTTCGACCCGGCTAACCTCAATGCACCAGCGGACGATGCTGAAACCCAAATAGCGGCTGTTTTAGCCGCCTGGTTGTACGAAAACGAAAAGCCTAACGCCCATACTAATCAAAGTCCGGTTTTAGCACCTACGTCTAACTGGAAAAAAAATCGGCTTAGATAA
- a CDS encoding aminotransferase class I/II-fold pyridoxal phosphate-dependent enzyme, whose translation MDLFEKLLANRGPLGSHSHYAHGYFTFPKLEGEIAPRMMFRGKPVLTWSLNNYLGLANHPEVRKADAMAATEWGMAYPMGARIMSGNSNLHEQLEAELAEFVMKPDALLLNFGYQGVVSIIDALVDRHDVIVYDAESHACIIDGVRLHQGKRFVYAHNNMVNLEKQLQRATRLVAETGGAILVITEGVFGMSGNLGNLPAIVALKEKYNFRLFIDDAHGFGTQGKTGAGTGEHFGMQDGIDVYFSTFAKSMASIGAFVAGPEQVIEYLRYNMRSQVFAKSLPMPLVVGALKRLELMRNHPEFKDKLWEITNALQNGLREKGFNLGTTQSCVTPVILKGQIPDATQLTLDLRENYSIFCSIVVYPVVPKDVIMLRLIPTAAHTLEDVKETIEAFEQISAKLDKGLYAKSAITA comes from the coding sequence GTGGATTTATTTGAAAAACTGTTAGCTAACCGAGGTCCTTTGGGCAGCCATTCGCATTATGCACACGGTTACTTTACATTTCCGAAACTCGAAGGTGAAATTGCCCCTCGTATGATGTTTCGGGGTAAACCGGTACTTACCTGGAGTTTAAATAATTATTTAGGCTTAGCCAATCATCCGGAAGTGCGCAAAGCAGATGCCATGGCCGCTACCGAATGGGGTATGGCTTATCCCATGGGGGCCCGGATTATGTCTGGTAATTCAAATTTACACGAACAACTCGAAGCTGAACTGGCCGAATTTGTAATGAAGCCGGATGCCTTATTACTCAACTTTGGCTACCAGGGAGTGGTATCGATTATTGATGCTTTAGTAGACCGGCACGACGTAATTGTGTACGATGCCGAATCGCACGCGTGTATTATTGATGGGGTACGGTTGCACCAGGGCAAACGCTTTGTGTACGCCCACAATAACATGGTAAATTTAGAAAAGCAGCTACAACGCGCTACCCGGCTGGTAGCCGAAACCGGGGGAGCCATTTTAGTAATTACCGAAGGCGTATTTGGCATGTCGGGTAATTTAGGCAACCTGCCCGCTATTGTGGCTTTAAAAGAAAAATATAATTTCCGGTTGTTTATTGATGATGCGCACGGTTTCGGAACACAGGGTAAGACCGGAGCCGGTACCGGGGAGCATTTTGGCATGCAAGACGGCATTGATGTTTACTTTTCTACTTTCGCTAAATCTATGGCGAGCATTGGCGCGTTTGTGGCTGGTCCGGAGCAGGTAATTGAGTACCTACGCTATAATATGCGTTCGCAAGTTTTCGCCAAATCGTTGCCAATGCCTTTAGTAGTTGGGGCGCTTAAAAGATTAGAGCTTATGCGTAACCATCCGGAATTTAAGGATAAGCTGTGGGAGATTACCAACGCTTTACAAAACGGTTTACGGGAAAAAGGCTTTAACCTGGGTACCACTCAATCTTGTGTAACTCCGGTTATACTTAAAGGACAAATACCCGATGCCACGCAGCTTACCTTAGATTTGCGCGAAAATTATAGTATATTTTGTTCTATTGTAGTGTATCCTGTAGTACCAAAAGACGTAATAATGTTGCGCCTAATACCTACTGCAGCTCATACCTTAGAAGATGTAAAAGAAACAATTGAGGCTTTTGAACAAATTTCGGCGAAATTAGACAAGGGGTTGTATGCAAAATCAGCAATTACAGCATAA
- the tyrS gene encoding tyrosine--tRNA ligase, with protein MNLVEELKWRGMLHDAMPGTEEQLTKEMTTGYVGFDPTAASLHIGNLATIMLLVHLQRCGHKPIALVGGATGMIGDPSGKSAERNLLSEEALRTNQAGIRKQLEKFLNFDCGANSAEMVNNYDWFKEFSFLGFLREVGKHLTVNYMMKKESVQKRLQVDEEGEGRAEGLSFTEFSYQLLQGYDYYYLYKNKNVRLQMGGSDQWGNITTGTELIRRIDSGKAFALTTPLVTKSDGSKFGKSESGNVWLDPNLTSPYKFYQFWLNVSDEEASRLIKVFTLLSRTEIESLTTEHQAAPHLRILQKALAKEVTTRVHSEEDYLAALQASEVLFGKGDISTLRALPEDLLLAVFEGVPLIKISKTAYQEAGNIVEFLADTTQFQIFESRGEAKRMLQNGGISINREKVADNLTDLNFELLQNKYLVIQKGKKNYYLVAVE; from the coding sequence ATGAATCTGGTTGAAGAATTAAAATGGCGTGGCATGCTCCACGATGCCATGCCGGGCACCGAAGAACAACTTACCAAAGAAATGACCACCGGCTACGTGGGCTTTGACCCTACGGCTGCTTCGTTGCACATTGGCAATTTAGCCACCATTATGCTGCTGGTGCATTTGCAACGCTGCGGCCACAAACCTATTGCCTTAGTTGGGGGAGCTACCGGTATGATTGGAGACCCTTCGGGTAAGTCGGCGGAGCGGAATTTGTTATCCGAAGAAGCCCTCCGCACAAACCAAGCGGGTATCCGGAAGCAACTGGAAAAATTTTTAAATTTTGATTGCGGTGCCAACTCCGCCGAGATGGTTAACAATTACGATTGGTTTAAGGAATTTAGTTTTCTGGGATTTTTACGGGAAGTAGGCAAGCATCTTACCGTAAATTACATGATGAAAAAAGAATCGGTGCAAAAGCGCCTGCAGGTAGATGAAGAAGGCGAAGGCCGGGCCGAAGGCTTATCTTTTACCGAGTTTTCTTACCAATTACTGCAAGGCTACGATTACTACTACTTATATAAAAATAAAAACGTGCGCCTGCAAATGGGCGGCTCCGACCAATGGGGTAATATAACTACGGGTACCGAATTAATCCGTAGAATTGACAGCGGCAAAGCGTTTGCTTTAACTACTCCTTTAGTTACTAAATCCGATGGTTCTAAATTTGGTAAATCGGAAAGCGGCAATGTGTGGCTCGACCCTAATTTAACTTCGCCGTACAAATTTTATCAGTTTTGGCTTAATGTGTCGGATGAAGAAGCCAGTCGGTTAATTAAAGTGTTTACCTTACTTTCCCGGACTGAAATTGAAAGTTTAACCACCGAGCACCAGGCTGCACCGCACTTACGGATCCTGCAAAAAGCTTTGGCGAAAGAAGTAACCACCCGGGTGCACTCCGAAGAAGATTATCTGGCTGCTTTGCAAGCTTCCGAAGTTTTATTTGGCAAAGGGGATATTAGTACCCTAAGAGCATTGCCCGAAGATTTATTATTGGCTGTATTTGAAGGTGTGCCTTTAATTAAAATTTCAAAAACTGCTTACCAGGAAGCTGGCAACATTGTAGAATTCTTAGCCGACACCACTCAATTTCAGATTTTTGAATCGCGTGGCGAAGCCAAGCGCATGTTGCAGAACGGCGGCATCAGCATAAACCGGGAAAAAGTAGCGGATAACCTGACGGATTTAAATTTTGAATTGCTGCAAAACAAATACCTGGTTATTCAAAAGGGTAAGAAAAACTATTATTTAGTAGCAGTGGAGTAA
- the holA gene encoding DNA polymerase III subunit delta yields the protein MTAEEILQKLRNKQYAPVYFLQGEEPYFIDLISDYIEKNVLSESEKGFNQVVLYGKDVDISTILLQAKRYPMMSERSVVIVKEAQMTADIDRESGIKQLEAYLQNPLPSTILVFCYKLKVLDGRKSLAKTVNKHAVLLTTKKLYENQVPGWINGYVKSKGLQISPKATMLLSEYIGADISRLANEIDKLTLNLKPDQTIDERMVQENVGISKEYNIFELQTALIQNDVLKANRIIQYFEANPKNNPIIPNLTLLFSFFTKLLCLHASPDKSEAAISKSLGNRSFLVKEYVTALRHFNYYRTAQIIHFIRVADLQSKGIEGGNMTDGEIMQELIFKILHPIPEQVAAM from the coding sequence ATGACAGCCGAAGAAATTTTACAAAAGCTGAGAAATAAGCAATACGCGCCCGTTTATTTTTTGCAGGGCGAAGAACCATACTTTATTGATTTAATCTCGGATTACATCGAAAAGAATGTTTTATCGGAAAGTGAAAAAGGTTTTAACCAGGTAGTGCTGTACGGCAAAGATGTTGATATCAGCACGATATTGCTCCAGGCTAAAAGATATCCCATGATGTCGGAACGGTCGGTAGTAATTGTGAAAGAAGCCCAGATGACTGCGGATATTGACCGGGAATCGGGCATAAAGCAATTAGAGGCTTACCTGCAAAATCCTTTACCTTCTACCATTTTGGTTTTTTGCTACAAGCTTAAAGTACTGGACGGTCGTAAATCTCTGGCCAAAACGGTAAACAAGCACGCGGTTTTATTAACTACCAAAAAGTTGTACGAAAACCAAGTACCCGGATGGATTAACGGTTACGTTAAATCCAAAGGTTTACAAATCAGTCCGAAAGCTACCATGCTTTTAAGCGAATACATTGGAGCCGATATATCTCGCTTAGCCAACGAAATTGATAAGCTTACTTTAAATTTAAAGCCTGACCAAACCATTGATGAGCGGATGGTGCAGGAAAACGTGGGCATCAGCAAAGAATATAATATTTTTGAATTACAGACGGCCCTGATTCAAAACGATGTTCTAAAGGCCAACCGGATTATTCAATACTTTGAGGCCAACCCCAAGAACAATCCCATTATTCCAAACTTAACTTTACTGTTTTCTTTTTTTACCAAATTATTGTGCCTGCATGCCTCGCCAGATAAATCGGAAGCGGCCATTAGTAAAAGTTTAGGCAACCGGAGTTTTTTGGTTAAAGAATATGTAACAGCCTTGCGCCATTTCAACTATTACCGTACCGCCCAAATCATTCATTTTATTAGGGTAGCCGATTTGCAAAGTAAAGGAATAGAAGGAGGTAACATGACCGATGGGGAAATTATGCAAGAGTTAATTTTTAAAATTTTACATCCAATTCCGGAGCAAGTTGCGGCCATGTAA